In the genome of Geotrypetes seraphini chromosome 16, aGeoSer1.1, whole genome shotgun sequence, one region contains:
- the LOC117350860 gene encoding UDP-GlcNAc:betaGal beta-1,3-N-acetylglucosaminyltransferase 7-like codes for MRTMKKGRLILIKNVLFLPVIFILAILFCITSLMAWNEYRELYPFQKSIEQAILDTRSRNFSYKFWREPKKLYLALETNLSMVRQSITLTDSNFTYQMNLSQYQLEFPYLQSYHCSLVIDQAGFCQQTWGKPLLLLAIKSHPKSFQRRAASRKTWARMWEIDSMLVKSIFLMAMSKNTEHTDLVTEEDMDFHDILLWDFEESHHNLSLKERCFMEWLYYNCQEAEFIFKGDDDEFVNPLTVVRYVSDFVNSSTTVHGHLMVHSDVVREGKYKVSETLYPLKKYPTFLSGGGFIIPGDSIPALFHASIVLPVFPLDDVYFGFLLLAANLTYRHDARFCVSKSSKENCKFLETLVVHDISPYTLFQIWRGTQPLWNWKTLVLLILLCLVVGTSSSIKLLKQCYNGIVRVLLLLPSNRILRVVVEVQNWNKWDLDWLYKIIYKKRKTQENILWNH; via the exons ATGAGAACCATGAAGAAAGGCAGACTGATACTCATTAAGAATGTTCTGTTTCTCCCCGTTATCTTCATCCTGGCCATCTTGTTCTGCATAACTTCTCTAATGGCCTGGAATGAATACAGAGAGCTTTATCCTTTTCAGAAGAGTATtgaacaggcaatactggacacCAGATCTAGGAATTTCAGCTACAAATTCTGGAGAGAGCCAAAAAAACTGTATTTGGCTTTAGAAACAAATCTTTCAATGGTTCGACAATCCATCACTCTGACTGACAGCAATTTTACCTACCAGATGAACCTCAGTCAGTATCAGCTGGAGTTCCCTTACCTTCAGAGCTACCACTGCTCTCTTGTCATCGACCAGGCTGGTTTTTGTCAGcagacctgggggaagccactccttCTCTTGGCCATCAAGTCTCATCCAAAGTCCTTCCAGAGGAGGGCAGCCAGCCGAAAGACCTGGGCTAGAATGTGGGAAATCGATAGCATGCTGGTAAAGTCCATCTTCCTCATGGCTATGTCTAAGAACACGGAACATACTGATCTTGTGACAGAGGAGGACATGGATTTCCATGACATTCTACTGTGGGATTTTGAGGAGAGCCACCACAATCTGTCTCTGAAAGAGCGGTGTTTCATGGAGTGGCTATACTACAACTGCCAGGAAGCTGAGTTTATTTTTAAAG GAGATGATGATGAATTTGTGAATCCTTTGACTGTGGTGAGGTATGTAAGTGATTTTGTCAACTCCTCGACCACTGTGCATGGGCATCTTATGGTGCACTCTGATGTCGTGCGCGAGGGCAAGTACAAAGTGTCAGAGACGCTCTACCCACTGAAGAAATACCCCACTTTCTTGTCAGGTGGTGGGTTCATCATTCCTGGGGACTCTATTCCTGCCCTCTTCCATGCCTCCATTGTGTTACCTGTCTTTCCATTGGATGATGTCTACTTTGGCTTCCTGTTGCTGGCAGCAAACCTGACTTATCGCCACGACGCTCGCTTCTGCGTCTCCAAATCTTCCAAGGAGAACTGCAAATTCCTAGAGACTTTGGTGGTACATGACATATCACCATACACCTTGTTTCAAATTTGGCGAGGGACTCAACCACTTTGGAACTGGAAGACCCTAGTCCTCTTAattcttctttgcctagtggttGGTACATCTTCAAGTATAAAACTTCTCAAGCAATGCTACAATGGCATTGTGAGGGTCCTATTGCTTCTTCCATCAAACCGGATTCTGAGGGTAGTTGTGGAGGTCCAAAACTGGAACAAATGGGATCTGGACTGGTtgtataaaataatttataaaaaaagaaaaacccaagAGAATATTTTATGGAACCACTGA